The segment ATGAAACCGCATGGCATCTTTTATTAGATTtcgatttatattgtatatatcgttgcatgttaaacttttactgaaataagaaataacaacctttacaaattcttttataatataaaataaaataatatataaggcCCGAAGATGGAGAAATGTAAGAAAGATGTTTTACATTCGTAAAACCGCCTATGCGATACGGCAAAAAAGTGATAGGATAGGATAGAAATGCGCGGCGTTTGCGATTGCTGAggcacatttaattaaattttgacacATTGTAtagctaataataaattacattttcaaaaacaaataaaaaaaaaaaaagaaaaatatttctaaataattcacattacaattttatcatgTTTAGCCTGtgaatagaatttatatttttctataggaattattttgttatttgtccaattttattttcttttattgatctatattacatatatactgtgacaattgaaaataatacttttatttttttgtttttttgtatttaaataagacAATGTAATCAGATATATAAACTACGAAGTACTTACAAAGTAACATTTCtttgtatttgtttatttttttattttaggggttgcaatttttctatgatattgtatttttataatatattgttttttaaggTCATAGCAACATAGGAGTTGCaattattcgagaaaaaaagagagaaaagagtaattaaaaaaatttaaatatgcacTTTTTCTTAAGTTGTAACtggttttaaaagtattttaaagagaaaaatgttgatagatcaaaaataaatttctaccgatgtttgaaaaatttttgcagcaaaaaattgcaattggAGATATACAATTGAAGATGTGCAAAAAATTAGGCTGTATATTTGgcataaaaaaatcgaaaaacaattattttatcgatctCGGATTGCTTTCTATAAGCAAgatgcttaaaaaaaaacatagaaattCAAATTTGCGGTGAAATCTTtgttggagaaaaaaataaatttttaaagattaaaaaaaatcacactaTTATTAACTTCTTGACATGAAAAATGCCAGATATTTTCTacctagaataaaaaaaatacgaaaaattgtTACTTAATTTCTGAACACCTTGTATGTACCTCAAAAGCTATATTGCGCAAATTGCGGTTTACATATCTCTGCGGATGTGCatcaagagagagaacaaTGTCGAGTCGCGCGACTGGATGAGGTTTTAGGTAGACGAAGATCGAAATGACAAACAAATGTACGACCTCGCCAGCGAGGTGTCGGCGTTTCCTCACCGTGCATTGCCATATGTCGTAATTAACGGTAATGACGACGGACGTTTGTTAGACAACTGGATGACGATTTCTCGGGCGGCAAGTAAAACGGTATCCGGTATCGTCAGCGATAAGTCGGCCGATTCCACGCAACGATCGAGGTCATTAGCAGTGGGACGGTATATTACGGATGAATGTATACTACGTGCAGGAATGTAGcatacttatatatgtgtacgtacCTTTTCTGGTTCACCCGCGACGAAATTGCTCTCGGTCGCCGCTGGCGACGCGAGTCGACCGACTCGAATTCCCTTGATTTCGTCAGCCGCTCGTTGTCGCTCTTGCCCTGACGTCCGTTCACGGAATGTTTATTCGGAAGATCGGCAATCGCGCGACCGCGACTTTCTTTGCTTTCCTTTCGTTGGTGTCCCCGAACCGGCTCTTCGACGTTCACCTGATATCTCCTGGGAAGACGCACGAATACACCGAACACCACTGACGGACTGACCCGACTGTTCCGTCGACGTTTCGCGAGAGCCGCGCGCGTTCGcggaatctctctctctctctctctacgcGACAACCTATCCGCTCACCGAAGTGGGTCGCGGCTACCAATCATGCGTTTGACTCTTCGCTGAAACGCATTTCCgcgcgaaattttttttaaaccgcCGACTACCCTTGGCGAGGTGCactctgatatttttaaatctcgaTTTTTGCTCGAATTTAATTAGCATACAAAGAGTGATGTATaagatttctcttttatattctttaattttttaaattcgaaatagcttaaattaaaatatctttgaatttttattcgaatcaATTGTATCATGCATTAGGTTCAATCAAGATTgtactaattaaatattatatcaacaatatattgtacatattaaaatatatatatatatatataaatcttacgTGAAATTAACtacagaatatttaaaaatatgtcattttcTCCCCTTGATTTACCCAATCTCGTATCCTGTTTCAAACGTAAATCAATTAGTACTTTGTGCGCAATCGtagatcaaaaaattttattatcttggaAAGGAATATGTGTACACATTCGAGATCTAAAGCAATATCGTGGACTTGAGAGAGCGTaggaaaggaaaaagaaattgaaactTCTTATGAACTGATGACATCATTAAATCTCTGTTATCGCTCAAGTATCATTTTACATTCTGCGGCAGTTGCAGAACGCAAGACGAGCCAAGCATAAGTTATCTTTCGATGAACTCTAAGAGACAACTGAAGTAgatgaaaatattcaatagaAATCCTGTGACTTGTTCTCATCTaagttttcttaaattaaaaaaatatatgtgtaggAAAGGAAAATACgtaggaaaatttaaaaaaatgcaatcagCGGACGCAATAGTTGTAGATACTGTTAAGCAACAATTGTCAGCTGATTGGTacacattttcaaatttctataaatcgAATTagtttttctgaaaattgaTCGTCTAACCGTTACGTTCGCTGAATGCGATttaatccaatttttttatttttatttttatttttaatcggaCTTCTTGAAAACAATGTTCAGTTGTTTTAAACTtgcaattaaattgatataaaattacacgatAATCTTtgtttcattctttttattttctttttctgaatatttctatttttttctgaatttgtaattaagttaatataaaattacatgtgtaataatctctcttttttttcattttgtttttcttttttgaagtAGACgcgattaaacttttatatttatcttctaAATGTTTGCATTTAAGCAtttttacgtaataaatttacttttaacaaCAGATGGCGATTCGTCAGTAATTGTTGCCATCAGTGTATtagagtaaaaaaagaaaaaagaaaaatcacgaATAGGgtatattttgaaagaaaaatttattatccaataattttttcaatgaaaaaggTATTTTACATGGCATTTGTATGAACTTAATCGCGtctaattcagaaaaaataaaaataaataaaaaaaaagagagattatcaaatgtaattttatatcaattcaatcgcaaatttaaaataattgaacattGTTTTCAAACAAAAAGTCCAATCTCACAAAGCACGGTTTCTTATTCCTTTTTCGGTGCAACAGCTTGTTTGGCTTGATGAGCCTGTAACACGGCCACGGCCTCTTCGACCTTGGCTTTCAAGGATTCGTTGTGCTCCAGCATGTGAAGCAATTCGCTGTTATCGATCTCCAACAGCATACCGGTGATTTTGCCGGTCAGCGACGGATACATGCATTGAATGAGCGGGAACAATCGCTCGCCCAGCATCTGCTTCTGCTCCTGCGGTGGTGCCGCTGCCAACATCGACGCGGTGAGCGGTTCCTGACCTTGAATATGTACGGCCTGCTGTACCGAAGGACCGCTCGGTGCTGGTAGTGCCATAGCTGTCTGCGGCGGGTTGCGCATGTTCGCGGTGTACTTGTAATTCGGCGGACGGCTCTGCCCGGGCGAAACTCCGACAGCGGGCCCGGCCATGGAACGGCTCTGCATGTTGGCGCCACCAACCGCTTGTTGACcttgaagaagaaaaaacaaaatatcagTTCTACGTGAATCTTTCTCCtcttatgataataaaaataatcattataatcGTTACatctattacaattttacaataataatcgagaaattgttttatatctatttagaAGAGTAATGCTGAATATCAGATGTTGAACGAACAATGTATCACTTCAATTTTTCCTTCTGTCGTAAAGGATTTACTctattttcgataattatcCAATAATATGATTGACATAAAAAGTGACTATAAGAAAATCGATTACAATCAAAAAGTGAGTTTTGTGATTGTGCCATGCTAATGATTATTTCAAGTCACATGATTAGATACATCGTTACACGGATGCACATACATAGAATTGACTTTAAACTTCATTTACAGCACTATAAACATACTTTAGATAACGTAAATAAGACACTTTAAATGTATACGTTTGTGTACCACCATCAAATTCTAATGAGAAGTCTGACGGTTCTATTTCTGTCATTcttcatatattattctttctttctcattaattattcgtaataatactatgaaagttttgaaaatcttGAACGTTAGTCTCGAATGCTTTGATATTGAAGTTTTTGATATAAAGGTCAATTATTATCACAACATATGTTCTTCATAtacattgtgtgtgtgtgtgtgtgtgtgtataatgtgtgtatgaattaatttaataattatattattttgtcttaaatagatatttaattaaattatagacaGTTATACAGTTAACTCACACATATCCAATTATGTGCTTTTTATGAATTAGAATTCAagattatgatattaatttcattggaaaaaattatctatattattaattactttaaagtTGATACAAAACTCACATTAATTGAGAGAACGTTAACGATATTTCAccttcatatatgtatatgtttatcttatctattctttttttataaatatattttaaaagtatatacattaaGTTTTTTTCGGAATTATAATCACTATTTAAGGcttctatttatctatttatattgctAAAGATAacctattaaaattttataatttgttggATGCCAAAATAATCACATACATAGATATGGAAGTAATATTATAGGAAATCCAATGATGGACTCACGTACAGATTGCAcgctttttacaataaataataaaattacttaaaaacaaaactcttttattacatataaaaaaaatataaaaaaaaatatatatatgtattttttgcaatataattcttttaaaatcacTTTCCATTTCAAacagatataaatagaaagtAAGTTTAgtcaacaaatttaattaacaaatataataatctcacTGCTTTAAAAGTCTCTTTAAAAAgcacttatatattatatatatttaattattatattatctattcagttatattcaagaaaataatttctattcgTTCAGGCTTTTTAAAAcgtcaaaaattcttttataatctttcataaaaattcgAAGCAGTCAAAAGTGtttcgaatttttataagataattgaatttttatctaagTCTGATATTGAAGAAGTAAACTTTGatacaattacaataaaatgcatacaaataatagataatagcaAAAACCTAAGCGTAAACTTGAATCATAGGAACTACAAAACGATTTTGTTTTTTGCATCTTTTCATACCTGTAATAGGTCTGGCGGACATGCTGTTACGCAAGGCGCCAGCCTGTGCGGCAGGAGCGCGCGGTGCCGCTCGGAAAGGTGCAGATTGCATCGATGCGAATCCGGAGTTTCCGGTCTGCGCATTCGGTCGTACTTGATTCGGTTGTGCTGGCCAGCGCGGAGTGGCGCGAATTTGAGCCATCTGAGCGGGTCCGTAGAAGCGCTGCGGTTGCGGCAATGTGGGAACGAAATAACTTCCGGCATTACCAGGTTGGAATATCTGGCCCATTTGCTGCATGCGTACGTTCGCCATGCGTTGCATGTACTGAGAGGCAAGATGCGCCTTACGATCCTCCTTCCGCTGTGCCAGAGCTACATAGAGCGGTTTCGAGCCCACGATTCTTCCGTTCATCTCTGTGACAGCCTTAGTGGCCTCCTCTGGCTGGGAAAAACATACGAAGCCGAAACCTTTACTACGACCCTCCTCCATCATTACCTTCGCGGATGTAATTGTGCCAAACGGCGTAAATTCTTTGCGCAGACGCTCGTCGTCGATTGTGTCATCCAGATTCTTTACGTAGAGGTTCACACCCTGGTAGCGATTCAACCGCTCGATCTTCAGCTGCTCGAATTTCCGTTTGAGTTCCTGCTGACGCTCCGCTTTCTTCTGAGCGCGGCCGACGTACATGCACTTGCCTTCAGCGATCTCCTTGCCATTTAGTTCGATCACCGCCTGCTCGGCTGCGTCCGGGTCTTCGAATGCGACGAATCCAAAGCCGCGTGATTTGCCGTCGTCCTTGCTCATCACTTTATGGCTGGTAATGGTCCCGTATTTCTCAAACATCTCTTTGAGTTTGTCGTCCGTCATATCCTCGCCAAAGTTTTTCACGTAAACATTTGTGAATAACTTGGCCTTCTCGCCCAATTCCTTTTCGCGTTCCTTGCGTGGGATAAATTTACCGACGTACACCTGTGCGAACAATTCATTTTAGTTtcagggaaaaaaaaaaaaaaaaaaataaataaataaataaataaaaagatagtaAATCTCTTGCTTTAATTAAAGTGATAAAAAGTGTTATACTTTACCTTTTTGCCATTCAACAACATGCCGTTAACTTTGTCAATCGACTTGTTGGCCGCCTCCTCGGTTTCGAAATGAACGAAACCGTATCCTTTAGAGGCGCCCGACTCATCCTGCGCGACCTTGCAACTTAATATGTTACCGAAAGCGGAGAATGTATCATACATTGCTTTATTGTCTATGTTTTTATCTAGATTCTTTATGAATACATTTCCGACACCCGATTTGCGTAGGGAAGGATCACGCTGGGACCACATGATTCGAATAGGCCGCCCCTTTATCATGTCAAAGTTCATAGTATCAAGGGCGCGTTCGGCTGAAACATAAATATCCgtaaattagtttaatttgtatttaatgcaGAAATTCTCtcacaaaaatgtaaagtaaaattttaatgtaacattgtaaaaaattgatattccttatcattaaataaatttacacatgtatgtacaagTGTCGTTTGtgcaattaaaaagaatttaattaaagagatatatttgtaaaaatttgacgcaaaattttaaaactgtacaaaataaaattattaaattaaaattattttatacgatttcATCAACTGATATCAAAAGAAGTAAACACTTGTCTGATAAGAGAATCTGAGAGATATTTGACattgtaaaatgataataaaaaaatctgaaataacAGTGGCATTGAATTGactgataaaagaaaaagcaataaaattcgaataaaatgtaaaataaattttacaaacaaaatagGCGGAAAAAGGCGAAAGTAAAAATTTCCGTTTTGAATCTCTACTTGTTTGGTAGAAATTCAagatcaaagaaaaaaaaagaaataaaaactgtCATACCATGTTTACCACTGAAAACAGA is part of the Anoplolepis gracilipes chromosome 2, ASM4749672v1, whole genome shotgun sequence genome and harbors:
- the Pabp gene encoding polyadenylate-binding protein 4-like; translated protein: MNPGAPNYPMASLYVGDLHTDITEAMLFEKFSSAGPVLSIRVCRDMITRRSLGYAYVNFQQPADAERALDTMNFDMIKGRPIRIMWSQRDPSLRKSGVGNVFIKNLDKNIDNKAMYDTFSAFGNILSCKVAQDESGASKGYGFVHFETEEAANKSIDKVNGMLLNGKKVYVGKFIPRKEREKELGEKAKLFTNVYVKNFGEDMTDDKLKEMFEKYGTITSHKVMSKDDGKSRGFGFVAFEDPDAAEQAVIELNGKEIAEGKCMYVGRAQKKAERQQELKRKFEQLKIERLNRYQGVNLYVKNLDDTIDDERLRKEFTPFGTITSAKVMMEEGRSKGFGFVCFSQPEEATKAVTEMNGRIVGSKPLYVALAQRKEDRKAHLASQYMQRMANVRMQQMGQIFQPGNAGSYFVPTLPQPQRFYGPAQMAQIRATPRWPAQPNQVRPNAQTGNSGFASMQSAPFRAAPRAPAAQAGALRNSMSARPITGQQAVGGANMQSRSMAGPAVGVSPGQSRPPNYKYTANMRNPPQTAMALPAPSGPSVQQAVHIQGQEPLTASMLAAAPPQEQKQMLGERLFPLIQCMYPSLTGKITGMLLEIDNSELLHMLEHNESLKAKVEEAVAVLQAHQAKQAVAPKKE